A genomic segment from Mobula birostris isolate sMobBir1 chromosome 31, sMobBir1.hap1, whole genome shotgun sequence encodes:
- the LOC140190785 gene encoding small ribosomal subunit protein uS14-like, translating to MGHQQLYWSHPPKFGQGSRSCRVCANRHGLIRKYGLNMCRQCFRQYAKDIGFVRLDLITNGARLQ from the coding sequence ATGGGCCACCAGCAGCTCTACTGGTCTCACCCCCCAAAATTCGGACAGGGCTCCCGCTCCTGCCGCGTGTGCGCGAACCGTCACGGATTGATCCGGAAGTATGGTCTGAACATGTGCCGGCAATGCTTTCGACAGTACGCCAAGGACATCGGCTTTGTCAGGTTGGACTTAATTACGAATGGAGCAAGACTGCAATGA